The genomic window CAGTTTGCCAAGCTATAACTAAAATAGCTAAAATATATATAAAAATTGGAATTATTAACATTTATCTTTCTCCTTTTCCTCTAAATCAATTTCTTTAAAAAAGAACTTTATAGCCACCCAAACTAAGATGTTTATAAATACAAGACCAACTACACATGAGAAGAAAAACCATCTAGGAAGCCCCAAAATATAGATATACTCACTAGGATCTTTCCCCTCATCAATGTATCCCCAGAAATACCACCATACAAAATAGATTAAATACAATATAATTGTAATTAATGCTTCTTTGTTAATTTGTTTCTTTATATCCATTTTTCCCTCCTTAAAAATGTATTTGACATCTATAATAGCCCAAAAGCAAAAAAAAAGCAATATAAAATAATAGTTGAGGATATTTTAGA from uncultured Fusobacterium sp. includes these protein-coding regions:
- a CDS encoding YhdT family protein, with the protein product MDIKKQINKEALITIILYLIYFVWWYFWGYIDEGKDPSEYIYILGLPRWFFFSCVVGLVFINILVWVAIKFFFKEIDLEEKEKDKC